One part of the Cyclobacteriaceae bacterium genome encodes these proteins:
- a CDS encoding o-succinylbenzoate synthase yields the protein MPLNATYKKKVFHFGFDARTSRGRMKDKTAWFIKLWDSKQPNVVGWGECGPLPGLSVDDRPDFESVLDSCLAHVSAIQHQEDIVKIVPAGFPSIRFGLEAALLDLRHGGVRKIYNNSFFSGTPIPINGLVWMGDLDSMLQQVSLKIAQGFRCIKLKVGGLNFEKECDILQYIRSKYFREGITIRLDANGAFKPEEAKYKLNSLARYNVHSIEQPVKPGLVAMEELCRSSPIPIALDEELIGVALKADKIKLLDRIRPQFIILKPSLHGGLLSCAEWIALAEERNIGWWITSALESNIGLNAICQFTANYTITMPQGLGTGKIYQDNIPSPLTVSEGTISYDAKKSWDIQEPL from the coding sequence ATGCCATTAAATGCAACGTATAAAAAGAAAGTATTCCACTTTGGTTTTGATGCCCGTACCTCGCGCGGGCGCATGAAGGATAAAACAGCGTGGTTCATTAAACTGTGGGATAGCAAACAACCTAACGTGGTGGGCTGGGGCGAATGCGGACCTTTGCCAGGGCTTAGCGTGGATGACCGGCCTGACTTTGAATCAGTTTTGGATAGTTGCCTGGCACACGTAAGTGCAATTCAACACCAGGAGGATATTGTAAAGATTGTTCCTGCAGGATTTCCATCCATACGTTTTGGATTGGAGGCTGCCCTTTTAGATTTACGGCATGGGGGAGTTCGTAAAATCTATAACAACTCCTTTTTTTCGGGCACACCAATCCCGATAAACGGATTAGTTTGGATGGGTGACCTGGATTCCATGCTGCAACAGGTTTCATTGAAAATCGCTCAGGGTTTTCGGTGTATCAAACTAAAAGTTGGCGGATTGAATTTTGAGAAAGAGTGTGATATCCTCCAGTACATCCGAAGTAAATATTTTCGTGAAGGGATAACCATCCGGTTGGATGCAAACGGAGCCTTTAAACCTGAAGAGGCGAAGTATAAACTTAACTCACTGGCGCGCTACAACGTTCACTCCATTGAACAGCCGGTTAAGCCCGGGCTTGTTGCTATGGAAGAACTTTGCCGATCATCGCCCATTCCTATTGCGCTTGACGAGGAATTGATTGGTGTCGCGTTGAAAGCGGATAAGATAAAATTACTGGACCGGATAAGGCCGCAGTTTATTATCCTTAAACCATCGCTGCATGGTGGTCTTCTTTCCTGTGCTGAGTGGATTGCCCTGGCTGAAGAGCGTAATATTGGATGGTGGATTACTTCGGCACTTGAGTCGAACATTGGATTAAATGCTATTTGCCAGTTTACGGCCAATTACACGATAACCATGCCACAGGGGTTGGGTACAGGCAAGATCTATCAAGACAATATTCCTTCACCGCTTACCGTTTCTGAAGGCACGATCTCCTACGATGCAAAAAAGTCGTGGGATATTCAGGAACCTCTGTAA
- a CDS encoding HEAT repeat domain-containing protein: METKQSLFSRLLDLQEGEEGRVALLLTMGFFMGAFLATFTVAAQTLFLNNYSEQDDLPGAFAIAGAFGMVATIAYNFLQRKIPFRLLGILSLVVIMLVTAAIEFADLVFKDKNTIYFYGFTQLVPFTLIILLVFWGAFNRFFNVRQSKRLLGTVDQGALVASLISFFAIPIVLPLLPGETEADQVESLYTLSLISITIFTGLFIYLSVRFAGERWSLKKEKETNVKVSIAGFFKNRYLIILSTFVIISIVALNFVEYSFLSVSTKRFKPEELASFLALFEATIVIFAFLFDVFASERILQDYGLRVAILVNPLLIILFTIAALIIGISFGYTPDSPSFTIFFVMIAMSMLFINSTKEALDEPAFKLYQLPVETNIKIDVQTKVEGIVTGFATMIAGGLIYLINKVQIFDFLYITLFTLPIVGLWYFVGNKMYSSYRKTLQKTLIINKSKVEHTVEQEYTVDRVLEKEIKSSVEDKVLYGLRLMEKIEPALFENAVLGLANSSHHKVKAFALEKMQALGIDKDSDVTRLATQATNAAEDSDLLSINPEKLMKLSKSVKPADRMLTAKLLRRLISQRTIFILLELLRDADYNVRHEALITARKVKRPETWPTLIELLSSPSYCHQATAALIEAGEPVLPVLETAFHKSGQTDLVMLRIVQIIGRIGGQQALDLLWKKADYPDKRIVKQILYSLRYINYRASGRQAREVMDLLEAEISKAIWNQAALYELPQTEHYQLMRSALREEIRMNNNQITLLLSILYDPEAVQLVKENIESGDPNGIAYAIELMDLFVDPDLKPKLFPLFDDIPVPRKLELLQIYFPRENYNPVQVINYILNRDFNLNNRWTKVCAAYTSAYIPEFRVSRGLIAQMFNRDKLLQETAAWVIYNKDKNAYNTISERLPDRDKRYLDSAIENNQLLDGLNDGFFLGIEMIMFLKQLPEFKNINGVLLADLFDKIVAYDLNKGEKISFNPADQNSPIFIVAHGEVQLKEDGVSKITLAPGQVYGELFSLNGQGLKLNSMEAVERAVVFHINLMDFFFVLANHHELVEKFIRNVTEKQETLS, translated from the coding sequence ATGGAAACTAAACAAAGCCTCTTCAGCCGGTTGCTTGACCTTCAAGAGGGTGAGGAAGGGCGTGTAGCCCTGCTATTGACCATGGGTTTCTTCATGGGAGCCTTTCTGGCAACTTTTACCGTTGCAGCGCAAACGCTTTTTCTCAATAATTACAGCGAACAGGACGATTTGCCCGGAGCCTTTGCCATAGCAGGGGCCTTTGGCATGGTGGCTACCATCGCTTACAACTTTTTACAACGGAAAATACCTTTTCGGTTGCTGGGCATTTTAAGCCTGGTTGTAATCATGCTGGTAACAGCTGCCATTGAATTTGCTGACCTTGTTTTTAAGGATAAGAACACGATTTATTTTTATGGCTTTACCCAACTGGTTCCTTTCACCCTCATTATCCTGCTGGTTTTTTGGGGCGCGTTTAACCGCTTCTTTAATGTACGACAATCGAAACGGCTTTTAGGTACGGTGGACCAAGGCGCCCTGGTGGCTTCACTGATTTCATTCTTTGCCATACCCATTGTACTCCCGTTGCTGCCCGGTGAAACTGAAGCCGACCAGGTTGAATCGCTATATACCCTGAGCCTAATCAGTATTACCATTTTTACCGGGTTATTCATTTATCTGTCCGTAAGATTTGCTGGCGAACGATGGTCGCTAAAGAAAGAGAAGGAAACAAATGTTAAGGTTTCCATAGCAGGTTTTTTTAAAAACCGCTACCTCATCATTCTTTCCACATTCGTTATCATCTCCATTGTTGCCCTGAACTTTGTGGAATACTCCTTCCTGAGTGTTTCCACCAAGCGCTTTAAGCCCGAGGAGCTGGCCAGTTTCCTGGCGTTATTTGAAGCAACCATTGTGATTTTTGCCTTTCTGTTTGATGTGTTCGCTTCAGAAAGGATTCTACAAGACTATGGCTTACGCGTGGCGATTTTAGTAAACCCGTTATTAATCATCTTATTTACCATAGCCGCGTTGATCATCGGTATTTCTTTTGGCTACACACCTGATAGCCCCTCGTTCACTATCTTCTTTGTGATGATTGCCATGAGTATGCTCTTTATCAACTCCACAAAGGAAGCCCTGGACGAGCCCGCCTTCAAACTCTATCAGTTGCCGGTAGAAACCAATATCAAAATTGATGTTCAAACCAAAGTAGAGGGAATTGTTACCGGCTTTGCCACCATGATTGCCGGGGGCCTGATTTACCTCATCAACAAAGTGCAAATATTCGACTTCCTGTACATCACACTGTTTACATTGCCCATCGTTGGCCTATGGTATTTCGTGGGAAACAAAATGTATTCGAGCTACCGCAAAACGTTGCAAAAAACATTGATCATCAATAAATCAAAAGTTGAGCATACAGTTGAACAGGAATACACGGTTGACCGGGTTTTGGAAAAAGAAATCAAAAGCTCGGTTGAAGACAAAGTACTTTACGGCTTGCGCCTGATGGAAAAAATTGAACCGGCCCTGTTCGAAAACGCTGTTCTTGGTCTTGCGAACAGCAGCCACCATAAAGTAAAAGCATTTGCATTGGAGAAAATGCAGGCCCTGGGTATCGACAAAGATTCAGATGTTACCCGTTTGGCGACACAGGCCACCAACGCTGCTGAGGACAGTGACTTGTTGTCCATCAATCCGGAAAAATTGATGAAACTTAGCAAATCGGTAAAACCGGCCGACCGGATGTTGACCGCCAAACTGTTGCGCAGACTCATCAGCCAGCGTACCATTTTCATTTTACTGGAACTTCTGCGCGATGCCGACTACAACGTGCGCCATGAAGCGCTGATTACCGCGCGCAAAGTGAAACGGCCCGAAACCTGGCCAACGCTGATCGAACTCCTCTCCTCACCTTCATATTGTCATCAGGCAACGGCTGCCCTTATTGAAGCCGGTGAGCCTGTACTGCCCGTATTGGAAACTGCTTTTCACAAATCCGGGCAAACCGACCTGGTGATGCTACGGATAGTACAAATTATCGGGCGCATTGGTGGCCAGCAGGCATTGGATTTACTCTGGAAGAAAGCCGATTACCCCGACAAACGAATCGTAAAACAAATACTATACTCCCTTCGCTACATAAATTACCGGGCCAGTGGACGCCAGGCGCGTGAAGTAATGGACTTGCTGGAAGCTGAAATCAGTAAAGCCATTTGGAACCAGGCTGCACTGTATGAGCTTCCGCAAACAGAGCACTATCAATTGATGCGCAGTGCCCTACGCGAAGAAATCCGGATGAACAACAACCAGATTACTTTACTACTGTCCATTCTCTACGATCCGGAAGCAGTACAATTAGTTAAAGAAAACATTGAATCGGGCGACCCCAATGGCATTGCTTATGCCATTGAATTGATGGACTTGTTCGTTGATCCAGACCTCAAGCCGAAACTCTTCCCGTTATTCGATGATATACCCGTGCCGCGCAAACTGGAGCTTTTACAAATCTATTTTCCGCGCGAAAACTACAACCCCGTTCAGGTAATCAATTACATCCTTAACCGCGATTTCAACCTAAACAACCGGTGGACCAAAGTTTGTGCTGCCTACACTTCAGCTTACATACCCGAGTTTCGTGTTAGCCGTGGATTAATTGCACAGATGTTTAACCGCGATAAACTACTGCAGGAAACAGCCGCCTGGGTTATTTATAATAAAGACAAAAACGCTTACAACACCATTTCAGAAAGGCTTCCCGACCGGGATAAACGTTACCTTGACTCCGCCATTGAAAACAACCAGTTGCTGGATGGACTAAACGATGGATTCTTTTTGGGTATAGAAATGATCATGTTCCTGAAACAACTGCCTGAATTTAAAAACATAAACGGTGTATTGTTGGCCGACCTGTTTGATAAAATTGTTGCCTACGATTTAAACAAGGGCGAAAAAATTTCCTTCAACCCTGCCGACCAAAACAGTCCGATTTTTATTGTAGCCCATGGCGAAGTACAACTAAAAGAAGATGGCGTTAGCAAAATAACCTTAGCACCCGGCCAGGTATACGGTGAATTGTTCAGCTTGAACGGCCAGGGGCTAAAGCTGAATTCAATGGAGGCTGTTGAGCGCGCTGTAGTTTTTCACATCAACCTGATGGACTTCTTTTTCGTATTAGCCAATCATCACGAACTGGTGGAAAAATTCATTCGCAACGTAACCGAAAAACAAGAAACACTATCGTAA
- a CDS encoding PD40 domain-containing protein gives MKRLLIALLALLTFILFINKGYAQGSKAAAEAEKYYSIRNYEQALPLYLEAIKAGDKDPLTHYKTGVCYQKSTDLSEQMKAIGYFEHALKNGAKVPASTYYDLGGLYLRTEDLQKAIDAFTKYKELSTADKKAVAAAERAIATCHNAVAFMSVPRQVKVNSFGFGVNTKYTEYNPVVSADESILAFTALRPNTGKTRSGDKFIEEIYISYNTSGTWSQPVVVPITSDYNVGTAGISADGQKMMIFMGGATDPGNIFVINRSGDTWSKPSIFASTLNSKNLETTASITPDGKTIYFASDRLGGMGGLDIYKIELQANGNWSQPVNLGPTVNTKDNEDAPFIHPDQKTLFFTSDGHSTMGGRDIFMTKNINGKWTKPENMGYPINTTANDNYFTLIADGTRAYFSSDRKGGQGAQDIYYIDMPEDAGNIPLTMIKGRILNADTGKPMPTKIYVIDNQTNKKLDFVYDPDPQTGNYLIILPPARNYDVIIESEGFLPYTINVNVPNQDYFYELFQQINLKTIKQFDVVVGQEVQVKNAFYNTNQDSKADLRKSHEAKLAQSGNVDIYDMMMDLLAAGDDEGVDYILELIHLTNTMDNVNFDDSNPNLEVATRVYYYDESDESKFEKKVVDGNTILSLPTFEVATEAKKQKQQAAKKPVTYDKSVLNKQVKIYFDVAKSDLKTQYNAPLDELLAVLKKYPDLSVEISGFASQEGSEEMNRELSNKRAIEVLNYLNHRGIVRRRIVAKGYGATKTETSKEEGRRVEVKIIDVQN, from the coding sequence ATGAAAAGACTTCTTATTGCATTGCTCGCGCTGTTAACCTTCATTTTGTTTATCAACAAAGGTTACGCGCAAGGATCCAAAGCAGCAGCGGAGGCTGAAAAGTATTACAGTATCCGCAATTACGAACAGGCACTTCCGCTTTACCTGGAAGCCATTAAAGCAGGAGATAAAGACCCGCTAACTCATTATAAAACAGGTGTTTGCTATCAAAAATCCACCGACTTGTCAGAGCAAATGAAGGCCATCGGGTATTTTGAACATGCCCTGAAGAATGGTGCCAAAGTTCCGGCCAGCACCTATTACGACCTAGGTGGTCTTTATCTTCGTACCGAAGACCTTCAAAAAGCAATTGATGCTTTTACCAAATACAAAGAACTTTCAACAGCCGACAAAAAGGCTGTGGCAGCTGCTGAGCGTGCCATTGCCACGTGCCATAATGCGGTGGCATTCATGTCAGTACCACGTCAGGTTAAAGTGAATAGTTTCGGTTTTGGGGTAAATACAAAATATACTGAGTATAATCCGGTCGTATCGGCCGATGAGAGCATCCTGGCTTTTACGGCCCTTAGGCCTAATACCGGCAAAACGCGGTCGGGCGATAAATTCATAGAGGAAATCTACATTTCCTACAATACTTCGGGCACCTGGTCGCAGCCGGTTGTGGTGCCCATTACATCCGACTATAACGTAGGTACCGCGGGGATATCTGCCGATGGCCAAAAGATGATGATCTTTATGGGCGGTGCCACTGACCCGGGAAACATTTTTGTGATCAACCGCTCTGGCGATACCTGGTCAAAGCCTTCCATTTTTGCATCTACGCTCAATAGCAAAAACCTGGAAACCACAGCAAGCATTACCCCCGATGGCAAGACTATTTATTTTGCCAGCGACCGTTTGGGTGGTATGGGCGGATTGGACATTTATAAGATTGAGTTGCAAGCCAACGGCAACTGGAGCCAGCCGGTTAACCTGGGGCCTACCGTAAATACAAAAGACAACGAGGATGCCCCGTTTATCCACCCGGACCAGAAAACTTTGTTCTTTACTTCCGATGGGCACAGCACCATGGGCGGACGGGATATTTTTATGACCAAGAATATTAATGGCAAATGGACAAAGCCTGAAAATATGGGCTACCCGATTAACACTACCGCCAACGATAATTATTTTACCCTGATTGCTGACGGAACGCGTGCCTATTTTTCATCCGACCGCAAAGGCGGACAAGGTGCCCAGGATATTTATTACATCGACATGCCTGAAGATGCCGGCAACATTCCGCTTACCATGATAAAGGGAAGGATTTTAAATGCGGACACAGGCAAACCCATGCCAACCAAAATTTATGTGATCGATAACCAGACTAACAAGAAGCTTGATTTCGTTTACGATCCGGATCCACAAACCGGTAATTACCTGATCATCCTTCCACCAGCCCGTAACTACGATGTAATAATTGAGTCGGAAGGTTTTCTTCCATATACCATCAACGTAAACGTGCCGAACCAGGATTACTTCTACGAATTGTTTCAGCAAATCAACTTAAAAACCATTAAGCAATTTGATGTAGTGGTTGGCCAGGAAGTACAAGTGAAGAATGCATTCTACAACACCAATCAGGATTCAAAAGCCGACCTCCGAAAATCGCATGAAGCTAAACTGGCGCAAAGCGGCAATGTTGATATTTACGATATGATGATGGACCTGCTGGCTGCGGGCGATGATGAAGGTGTGGATTACATCCTTGAACTGATACACCTTACCAATACCATGGATAACGTTAATTTTGACGACAGCAATCCCAATCTTGAAGTAGCCACCCGTGTTTATTACTACGATGAGAGTGACGAAAGTAAATTTGAAAAAAAAGTAGTGGATGGAAACACCATCCTTTCCCTGCCTACATTTGAAGTGGCCACCGAAGCAAAAAAGCAAAAGCAACAAGCGGCTAAAAAACCAGTTACGTACGACAAATCGGTATTGAACAAGCAGGTTAAAATTTATTTTGATGTTGCAAAAAGCGATTTAAAAACCCAGTACAATGCCCCATTAGACGAGCTGCTCGCGGTTTTGAAAAAGTATCCAGATTTAAGTGTTGAGATTTCAGGTTTTGCCTCGCAGGAGGGTTCAGAAGAAATGAACCGCGAACTTTCAAACAAGCGTGCTATTGAAGTATTAAACTACCTAAACCACAGGGGTATTGTGCGCAGAAGGATTGTTGCCAAGGGTTATGGTGCAACCAAAACAGAAACCAGCAAAGAAGAAGGCCGCAGGGTAGAAGTGAAGATTATCGATGTGCAAAACTGA
- a CDS encoding NAD(P)H-binding protein — protein MKNIAVVGATGLLGKPVTFALVNAGFTVKALVRNTARAATELPTEVALVEGDLKNLHDLEQTFAGCDAIYINLSVKNIEKPTDWHAETDGVKLIIEAARKTNIKKLALISSLVHFYQGMNGFDWWAFKVKQQSVKLVKESGIPYTIFYPSTFMENFYSNYKKGKYLVLAGKSEHKQYFIAAADYGLQVARSFQRYPNENKEYAIQGLEGFTTDEAYAVFKQHYKKEKLGIMRAPVGLIKFFGLFAQGLNYGSKIIEALNKYPEKFQSEQTWEELGKPVITLKEFAATQ, from the coding sequence ATAAAAAACATTGCAGTTGTTGGCGCCACTGGCTTATTGGGCAAGCCGGTAACATTTGCCTTGGTTAACGCAGGCTTTACCGTAAAAGCATTGGTAAGAAATACTGCGCGTGCCGCAACCGAACTGCCTACGGAGGTTGCATTGGTTGAAGGTGACCTTAAAAACCTGCACGATTTAGAGCAAACATTTGCAGGCTGCGATGCAATCTATATTAACCTGTCGGTAAAAAATATTGAAAAACCTACCGATTGGCACGCTGAAACCGATGGCGTAAAATTGATTATTGAAGCTGCGCGAAAAACGAATATTAAAAAGCTTGCCCTGATTTCTTCCCTGGTCCATTTCTATCAAGGTATGAATGGTTTCGACTGGTGGGCGTTTAAGGTAAAACAGCAATCCGTTAAACTAGTAAAGGAATCGGGTATACCCTATACAATATTTTACCCATCCACCTTCATGGAAAACTTTTATTCCAACTATAAAAAAGGCAAGTACCTGGTGTTGGCTGGAAAATCGGAACACAAACAATATTTTATTGCCGCTGCAGATTACGGTTTGCAGGTTGCACGATCCTTTCAACGCTATCCGAATGAAAATAAGGAATATGCCATACAAGGGTTGGAAGGTTTTACGACCGATGAAGCCTACGCTGTGTTTAAGCAACATTATAAAAAGGAAAAGCTTGGCATTATGCGTGCTCCGGTTGGGTTAATAAAATTTTTTGGCTTGTTTGCTCAAGGGCTTAATTACGGTTCAAAAATTATTGAGGCACTGAATAAGTACCCGGAAAAGTTTCAATCGGAACAAACCTGGGAAGAATTGGGCAAACCGGTTATCACCCTCAAAGAATTTGCTGCTACGCAATGA
- a CDS encoding S-adenosylmethionine:tRNA ribosyltransferase-isomerase, with amino-acid sequence MKPPVFIHDYNYELPEDRIANVPLDERDASNLLVFKKGKITHSVFKSVAEHLPNNAFLYFNNTRVIPARIFFQKETGATIEIFLLQPAHPSTLLAEAMQATAACTWQCTIGNLKRWKLNNILRRMFMGGELSAALINKEQGVVTFTWSPAELPFSEVINRVGVTPLPPYIKREAQDEDLNRYQTIYSHHAGAVAAPTAGLHFTDTVLETLEAKGIRKDFLTLHVSAGTFQPVKTENAREHTMHQEQVMVTRGNIENLLQKNSSVVAIGTTSMRTLESLYWYGVRLLENKKAAFIIEQNDPYTRDTGLPDKEEALTAVKDYMERNNLTTLIGHTSIYILPGYSFRICDGLITNFHLPGSTLMLLVAAFVGDDWRKIYHEALTHNYRFLSYGDSSLLLP; translated from the coding sequence ATGAAGCCTCCTGTTTTTATACATGATTATAACTATGAACTTCCGGAAGACCGGATAGCGAATGTTCCCCTGGATGAACGTGATGCATCTAACTTGTTGGTCTTTAAGAAGGGCAAAATCACACACAGTGTGTTCAAGTCCGTTGCTGAACATTTACCCAATAACGCATTTCTTTATTTTAACAATACCCGGGTTATACCCGCCCGGATTTTTTTTCAGAAAGAAACCGGTGCGACCATTGAAATATTTTTACTTCAACCGGCACATCCTTCCACTTTACTGGCCGAGGCTATGCAAGCAACCGCGGCATGTACGTGGCAATGTACGATCGGAAACCTAAAGCGTTGGAAGCTAAATAACATCCTCAGAAGGATGTTTATGGGCGGGGAGTTATCGGCAGCATTGATAAACAAAGAACAAGGGGTGGTTACTTTCACCTGGTCTCCGGCCGAGCTCCCCTTTTCGGAAGTGATCAATCGTGTTGGTGTTACCCCCTTACCACCCTATATAAAACGCGAAGCACAGGATGAAGATTTAAACCGGTATCAAACCATTTATTCCCATCATGCGGGCGCGGTTGCCGCACCAACAGCCGGGCTTCATTTTACGGATACCGTGTTGGAAACTCTGGAAGCTAAAGGAATCAGAAAGGATTTTCTTACCCTGCATGTAAGTGCCGGAACATTTCAGCCGGTTAAAACTGAAAACGCCCGGGAACATACCATGCACCAGGAGCAGGTAATGGTAACGCGCGGAAATATTGAAAACCTATTACAAAAAAATTCTTCCGTAGTGGCTATAGGAACAACTTCTATGCGCACATTGGAGAGCCTTTACTGGTACGGAGTACGATTGCTGGAAAACAAAAAAGCAGCATTTATTATTGAACAAAACGATCCATATACCCGGGATACCGGCCTGCCGGATAAGGAAGAGGCGCTAACGGCTGTTAAAGATTATATGGAGCGGAACAACCTCACTACACTAATCGGGCACACCTCCATTTATATTCTGCCGGGTTATAGTTTTCGCATCTGCGATGGACTCATTACCAATTTTCATTTACCGGGTTCAACCCTAATGTTGTTGGTTGCTGCGTTTGTTGGCGATGATTGGAGAAAAATTTACCACGAAGCTTTAACGCATAACTATCGTTTCCTAAGCTATGGCGATAGTTCATTGTTATTGCCATAA